In Candidatus Goldiibacteriota bacterium, the genomic window TTCTGTTTAAGTACAGGGAAAAGACTGTGGAAATAATAAGAAAAAGGGATATTTTATCGTACGCGCTGCCGGTATTTTTCTCTGCCACGGCTTTTTCTCTGCTCAGTTATATGGATGTCTTTATGGTTAAACATTTTTTCGCGGAACATGACGCGGGGCTGTATTCCGCCACGTCAATAATAGGCAAGGCGTTTCTGTTTTTTCCAAGCGCTATAGTCATGACCCTTTTTCCCAAAGTGTCGCAGAGTTTTGAACTTAATAACGCCACAGGAAAAATGCTTTTAAAAAGCCTGGGGCTGACGGCGGTTGTATCAGCCGCCGCGATAATATTCTGCTACTTTTTTCCGGATTTTGTAATTGGGCTGCTCTTTGGCGGGGAATATAAAGGCATTGCTCCGGTGGTAAAGATATTCGGCGCGGCAATACTTCCTTTGGTTTTAATAAATGTGGTTATGAACTACTGCCTGGCAATACACAGGTATGCGATGATATATATAATGTACGCCGGAATCATACTGTATGCGGTGCTTTTATGGTTTTTCCACGCGTCATTCATGCAGGTAATTACAATACTATTTTCCGTGAATCTGGCGATACTGCTTTTATCGCTTATTACGGCAAAAGAGAACAGGAAACCCGAACATGCCGTTTAAAAAACTTTCAGTTTTAATGCCTGTATTTAATGAAGAGCTTGCGGTTGCCGCCAATATTCTGGAAACCGATGATTACTTTAAGAAACTGGGGATTGAATATGAAATTATTGTAATGGATGACGGTTCAAAAGATAAAACTTATGAAAAGGTGAAAGAGTTAAATAACCCAAGGGTAATGGCTTACAAACAGCAGATAAACGAAGGCAAGGGAGAGGCGTTAAAAGAGGCGTTTAAAAAATGCACGGGCGATATGGTAATGCTGCTTGACGGCGACCTTGACATTCACCCAAGGCAGTTTGAAGTGCTGTTTGAAGTGATGAAAAAAGAAAATGCCGATGTTGTAATAGGCTCCAAGCGCCATAAAGATTCGGTATTAAATTACCCGAAAAACAGAAGGTTAATGTCTGCGGTGTATTTCTTTATAGTGAAATTGCTGTTCGGGCTGCCGCTTAAAGACACGCAGACAGGAATAAAACTGTTTAAAGCGGAAGTGTTAAAAAACACCTTTCATAAAGTGCTTATAAAACGCTACGCGTTTGACCTTGAACTTTTAGTGCTTGCGCACCATAAAGGGTATAAGATAGCAGAAGCGCCTGTTGTGGTTGACTACAAAGGCAAATACGGCCACATAAAGTTTAAAACAATTTTTAATATGGTATGGGACACCCTTGCCGTATTCTACCGCCTGCATATAATAAGGTATTACGACAAACAGCAGTAACGTTTTTTTGTTTTCATTTGTTCTTTTAACGTAGAGACGCAACATGTTGCGTCTCGCTTTTGATTAGAAATTATGTTTTAATTTGCAGGGACAGTGCTGTTTTTGTATTGGTAGACGCGGGTCTTCAGCCCGTGGATTTTGGTTATTTTCTGTGTATTAGAATTTGTAGGGACAGCGCTCCCGCGCTGTCCGGCACTTTTGTTTTTGCCTTGGTAGCCGTACCTTTTAAGGTGCGTTGTTTATTGTTTAAATGTCCCAACTTCTTTCACTCGTAAACTCGCTTCAACCGCGGGCTAAAGACCCGCGTCTACTAAAATTTTGTTTTTAATGTTTCGTTTTTCTTCCGTCCCTCCGTACATCTGTCCCTCCGTCCCTCAATTTTCTGTCCTATGTTTTTTTACATTGACAATATCCGGTAATGGTTTAAAATAATTGAAATTATGCGGAGGGTACACGGCGGAGGGGCTGTTTGTAAATCTTGGTTCGCACAAAATAATTGGGAGTAAAAAATATGAAAAAACTTATGGGAATAATCTTGTCTATTTTATTATACGCAGTATCTGCTTACGCGGAAGATTTGACTATTGCAGATGTGGCGGCGGCGCAGGAAGGGTATCAGG contains:
- a CDS encoding oligosaccharide flippase family protein, whose protein sequence is MNNTHGSQGIKVKDKNEGLLKDSIIMFAATSGVNLLNFIFHMYVSRKLGPEEYGVLVPLLGLVILFSMPAMALQMTIVKKTSICMARENYGGIEHLFRKTTGWFLMLGAVYFIGFLAGGPFIQSFFKIDDYGLIVILGLIAVVSLIIPVVRGILQGMQNFIGMGINLTLDAVLRLGSLILFLMLGFGVRGALLTTFVGAFCAYIVGIFMLSFLFKYREKTVEIIRKRDILSYALPVFFSATAFSLLSYMDVFMVKHFFAEHDAGLYSATSIIGKAFLFFPSAIVMTLFPKVSQSFELNNATGKMLLKSLGLTAVVSAAAIIFCYFFPDFVIGLLFGGEYKGIAPVVKIFGAAILPLVLINVVMNYCLAIHRYAMIYIMYAGIILYAVLLWFFHASFMQVITILFSVNLAILLLSLITAKENRKPEHAV
- a CDS encoding glycosyltransferase, whose protein sequence is MPFKKLSVLMPVFNEELAVAANILETDDYFKKLGIEYEIIVMDDGSKDKTYEKVKELNNPRVMAYKQQINEGKGEALKEAFKKCTGDMVMLLDGDLDIHPRQFEVLFEVMKKENADVVIGSKRHKDSVLNYPKNRRLMSAVYFFIVKLLFGLPLKDTQTGIKLFKAEVLKNTFHKVLIKRYAFDLELLVLAHHKGYKIAEAPVVVDYKGKYGHIKFKTIFNMVWDTLAVFYRLHIIRYYDKQQ